TGCCACTCGCCCGAGTGTGTGCGCTGCACCCACCACGACGGGCTCAACCAGAAACTCTACCATAACCTGCAGGAGTACGCCAAGCGGTACTCCTGGTCTGGCATGGGCAGGATCCACAAGGGCATCCGTGAGCAGGGCCGGTACCTCAACAGCCGGCCATCCATCCAGAAGCCAGAAGTCTTCTTCTTGCCTGACTTGCCAACTATGCCCTATTTCTCCCGGGACGCTCAAAAGCACGACGTGGAGTTGCTGGAGCGCAATTTTCAGACCATCCTGTGCGAGTTTGAGACCCTCTACAAAGCTTTCTCAAACTGCAGCCTCCCACAAGGATGGAAAATGAACAGCACGCCCACCGGGGAGTGGTTCACCTTCTACCTGGTGAACCAGGGCATGTGCGTGCCCAGGAACTGCAGGAGATGCCCACGGACGTACCGCTTGCTCGGGAGCCTTCGCACCTGCATTGGCAACAATGTCTTTGGGAACGCGTGCATCTCTGTGCTGAGCCCTGGCACCGTCATCGCCGAGCACTACGGACCCACCAACATCCGTATCCGCTGCCATCTAGGTAAGAGACTGGGGGGAGGGTTCATCCTGCCATGGGTGGTGTTTGGGAGTCAGCTGTGCCTGAGTGCAGGAGCCCCAAAAAGGCCTCTGGAACCCAATGCTCTCCAAGTTCAGCCACTGattgcagccctggggctggctcCGGTCTCTGCTCCTCTTTGGTGTGTGGGAGGTCTGGGGGCTCTGGTAGCATCTTCCCCAGGAGAGGCCAGTGCTCCATCCCCCCCAGGTGCCCAACCTCCTGGGGTTCCCAAAGCCACAGCAGGAGCATtttgcctcctcctcccaccaaCCTGGAGATGTGGGCTCCCACCTGTGCAAGATATGGAGCTGATTTTGTGCAGGGGTCTCAGAATGACCCCCACTCTGCAGGCACCCCCACCCTCCATTCTggggtgcagggcagctggaggtTCTGCTCCAGGGACCCAGCTGtctcccagcacctcccctCCAGcacttctccctctcctgggattttgggctggtggcacaggcagAAGGGGTGGGGGTCCTGGGGTATCCTCTCTGGTGGTGGCACGGTGCTCCTTGCCCGGGATGGGGAGAGCCCAGGCAGCACAGATGGCCGGGACTCTGCCGCGCTGGAAGTGGCACAGATCGCGCCGGGGGAGGCACCGCACGGGCCCTGCTGGCAAACACCAAACCTGCTTGTTCAGCCAACTCCTCTTGGGTAAACATGATCAGGCTGTGACTGGCCATTTATTGAGAATGGGAATCAGTCTGAAGAGCTTCTCTGAGGAGTTCTCCAGGCCTGGGGAGCTGCTCGGGAGTCGGTACCTGTCCTTGCTGGTGCCGAGGGCAGCCCACCACCCAGCTTCTGGCTTCCCCCTCTCTGGGATGCTGAGGAGATGTGTTCTCCTTGCAAGGGTCCAAGAGTAGTTCCTGGGAGGGGCCCAGCGAGGTGAGGTCCAGGCTGGATCTTACACATCCTGTCCCGGGGTGTGGAGCTGGGCCAGCCCTCAGTGCCCAGGGTTCACTAACATCTCTACCTCTGGGTATGTGGCTTAAACTGTGCCCAGGCCATGGGTGTGTTTCAGCTTGCTCTGAAAAGCCAGACCAGCATCAGTGTAGCCGAGTCACTCTCTTGGATTTACCCCAATCCTTCtactgctctgctgagcacatGGGGTCCAGCAcaggcaccagccctgcccctccAAGGGCCAGGGCAGCATTCCCCAGGGTGCGATGGAGATGCTGCACACTGCCGCCTCCCCCCTGCTCAGCTCCACCTTCCCAGCTGGAGCATCTCCAGCTGAGGCTGTTGTGCAGGGAAATGGCTTTGGGGTTTTGTAGGCTTTGAAGCATCTGTTAGAAAAGCAGAGCGGCTTCTTgtgctttcagctctgctgcGCAGCTGGGAGTCCCTGCTGCGCTCACTTGGTTTTGGCATTGCTGTAAGATCCATCCCTGCTCGTTTGCTGCATCGTTGCCATTTGCAGGCCATGTGAGCCCTGGCCCTTTTCTCTGTCACGGCTGCATCCTGGGGGCAGGTTGACTCTGCACCAGCTCCAGTGGTCCCCAGCACTGTGAGGGGTGACATTCCTGGTGCACGGGGACATGGGATCAACCCTTGCCAAACTGGCCTGACCTGTGCTAGTATTTTAGGAAAAGACCTATTTTATTTCTAGGATTGTCCTTCTTTACGTGGCCTTCAAGGAGCCTCTTCCCTTAACAGAGGTTTTGCGACCCTCCCCTGAATTTCTGCCCTTGCAGCTGAGGACTGAGTGACAAGGCTGCATGATGCAAGGTCAAGTGGGGAGcctggggcagagccaggaactGAGCCCGTTTCTCCAGTCCCCATGCAGCCTCTTctaccccagccctgcagtgggCAAAGGAattgcagcagggctggaagaaGGAGAGGGCAGACTCTGCCTTTGgtcctgaagacagaaaaatgcaacaggaaaatgttttctacaTACACCCTGTGCTTGTGGGCTCCGGGGACTTGGCAGCTGTTTCAGGTACAAAAGAAGGTGCCCATGAGGCTGAGCTCACTTGGGTACAGCAGGAGGGAcgtgcagcagctggggacacaaggagcaggagagagcaggtAGAGGAGCAGGTAGGGCTGAACTGCAGCAGGCTCAGAGTTCAGCTTGCAAATGCAAGGCCAGCTTTGTGCAGGGTTTGACCCCTGGACTCTGCCATGCCAACCCCTCAGCAGCAGTGTGGAGCTCATCTGGAACTTGCCATTGGGCCCCTTGTCCCAGGGAGCGCAGCATCCCCTGATCCTCCCTGTTCTCTCTCTTGGTCCCTGAAGGTCTGAAGACGCCCAGCAACTGTGAGCTGGTGGTGGGGGGTGAGCCACAGTGCTGGGCTGAGGGTCGCTGCCTGCTCTTTGATGACTCCTTCCTGCACACGGCGTTTCACGAAGGTAAGCCCAGCACGTGGGGCCTCATCCTGCACCAGTGCCTGGGGGACggggaggagcaggcaggcagggtggtTGTGCCCAGTTCTTCTCCTGCCAAGTTGTCTGAAGGCACCAACATCCCATGGGGgttgcactgctgctgccctcgGGGAGGACAAGTTGCTCTGTCCATGTCCTGGTGGGCTCGCCCATCACGCGTGGTCGTGCTCTGCAGGGCAGTGCAGCATCCCAGTGCCCCCTGCCCCATGGACCCCCTCAAGCCCTCTCCTCAGCTGCCCCAGGACTTGCTCCCGTCCTGCCTTGcttgcagccccacagcccttccagcccagcacagggctggccATCCTCTCCCGACcgtggcagcagcacagaacagctgTTCTGCAGGGGAGTGTGAAGGGAGTGGGAGAAcaaaagctgctgctcccacaccaaccctgctgtggagctggggagcaCAGCTCAGTGCAAAGCCATGGGATTAGCTGGGATAGCTAGATCTCCCCGCTTCCCTGTGATGGGAATCCTTCGGGTCCAACAGCCCAAAGCAACCCcgcagccctggcagggagtACCATGCCCCATGCTGGTTGCTGGAAGCTCTGGACTCCCAGTAACCGGGTGTTGTTTACTGGGGTGGCACTGGGGGTGCCCACTCAGCCAGGGGGTCCAGGCACCAGGTTCCTGGTATGGAGCCCATCACCCAAGCATCAGCCTCTCCCGCGGGAGCAGACTCACCCGGTGCTTCCATCCCACCCAGGTGCCCCGGAGGAGGGTCCCCGCGTGGTCTTCATGGTGGACCTGTGGCACCCCAACGTGGCCGCCGCCGAGCGCCAAGCCCTCGACTTCATCTTCGCCCCGGGACGATGACGGCGCTGCCGGGCCAGCTGGTTCCAGGGCAGCCGGGGGGGCCGTGCCGGGCGGCTCCAGCCCCGCAGACGGACGCCGGCCGTGCTGGAAGCTGCCTGCCAGCCCACGGCCTGGGGGTCCTCCCTCCTGGGGGCTCTTGTAAATGGAAACTGCGACCTGTATCGACGCCCATCTCTCCCCTCCCATCGTTGGCTTCAGGGATTGTTTTCCGCCGCGGCAGCGCCTCGCCCTCCCCCGCGGCACCACTCCCGTATGTGTTACGTTGCTACTGTGTTTTGCGGTGTTCAGAAGTAGAGTAACAAAACCAAGGGTGTTTGTTTGGATGTAATGATGTAAAATTTCTCGTGGTCatcaaaacaacacacacacacacaccagaaCAGCAAACCAGCCAAccagcccagcactgagctcaGCCTGCCCCTGGCCTGTTTGCAGCCCCCGGATGGACAGACCGATGGACGGACAGATGGGcgggtgctgggggctgcagcggGCACAACACACCCCCcgagcaggagctgctcaggcTGGGGCAGACggggcagtgcaggcagggctctgctcaCAGAGAGCTCTTGCCACAAGCCCAGgggctcctgcctcctccctcgCATGCCAGCACGTggctccccagccctcctgcctccagAAACCTTTCTGCCACACACCTGTTGAGGTGTATGTCTGACCAAGGGCGTTGCCAATTGCCTAAATCCCCTCCTCGCTTTACCTGCAACCTTCTGATCTCTCAGCTGAAGCTGGGAAGCCCCTGCAGGAGCACGGACACTGTGGGAATGCAGAGCAGAGCTTCTGATTGTCCATAGGCAAAGGCCAGGGTAGAAGGGAGGTCAggcttccttctgctgctcGACCTCCTTTCCTGGAGCGAGGGTGAGCACAGAGAggcagctcacacacacctgacagcaaaggaaaagttTCCAAAGGACAAGGGTTTGTTAAATCCTGCAGCCCAAGGAATGAGCCCTCCACCCTCTGGGACTCCTACCCACCCAGCACCCAACACGCATTTCCAGAAGTCTCCCAGCATCCCCGGTTTCCTTGGGAGTACTGAGCTACCCTACAGTTTATCACCTGCTACCTGGGAAGCCCAGCAAGCCAGCGGGGTGCTCACCCCTGTCCTTGcaccctgtgctgggctgggtggcCCCAGGGACTGCTCACCTCTGCGCCCTGACCAGGAGGGaacacagccctgctcttcTACAATTTCTTTACAGATTTTTCAGTGATTAGATTGCAAGATAAGGCAGAGATTTCAAATACATCCGAGATTTTTTACACCTGTCTTGTTACAGAATATCTGAAGTGCATGACTTCTACAGGCCTTGACTACCTGGGACCAGACCCCGAGGAAGCAGGCTGGCTTGGTAACTGTCTTACAGTTTGGTAACATTCATACCGTGGATAAGCAAAGATTATCAATAAACAGTTGTGCTGAAAacaggctctgcctgctggtGTAACTAGTCCAAGGTCAAGCAGAACACCAAGGGGTTGTTACCCCAGTGGCTTGGCTGGCTGTGGGTGGGGAGAAACGTGCTGGAAAAGTTGGAGCTccagggtgggaggaggggatgTGCCCAGGCTGAGTCTGCAAGTGATGCAGAGTAGGGTAGGGCCATATTCCACCCACCCCACACTGCCAGGGAGCACGGGCAGAACCTACTTTGGATGTCCCTGTACCTGCCATAGCCCTGGGACCCAGGCCTTGCCCAGCCCATGCCTGGGGCCACCATCCTGCCAGAGAGGCTGAACAGAAACCATCTGGGAATGTGCTTCCAGCAGCCTGCTGACCCATCCCAGGGCACTGCatggggagcagccctggggcacagggtgctgggctgccccTCCATTCCTGCCCAACTGCCCCAAATCCCAAGGCCAGCACTGCCCCGACCCCAGGGCCAGCGTGGCAACACACGGGATGGCTCAGCAGAGGCTCCTGGCCCTCATTAGCAGCCCTCTCACACCTGCAGCCAGGGCCCAGCCcctgcaccagctgctcctcagcttaTTATAATTGAAATGACCGATTTTGCAAAATCCTCCCTGCAATGCAACCATTAAGTCAAGGACCTGAAGCTCTTTGCTGTGCTACCCTCAGACAACCCTCCTAACGACCAGAGCACATAAACAGGTTCTGTTGGCCAGGTGCAGCTCAAGAAGCAAAAGGGAACaaagctgccccagctgctccccagccaacAGACGGCACAGCAGATTGCAGCAGCAGATCCCCCACGACAGCAGCCAAAAGCAAAAACTATtttgtgctttgctgctgtgccaAAACTCCCTCCTGTCCCTCCCAGGCTTTTCCTTCAACTTCTTCATGTTTCCTGATTGAGCACCCAACCACTTCCCAAAACACCCAGTGAGGAGACAGCAGGATCTCCCCGGGGGAGCAGAGCCGTCTGGAGCTGCCtcgcagccctgcctgctgccttgctgctcctcctggcagcCTGAGGCTTCCTGAGCTCCTTCCAGAGGGACTCTGTGAGTGCAGAGAGGTGACAGACAGAGCAGCATGTGACAGTGGGAGCCTCTTGGCCCAGCAGGTCAGAGGAGCCCCGAGCATCATTGCAGGGGCACACAACCATTCTTCCTCCTGCATTCTCCCACCATCCACGTGGTACCTCTCCATGTTGTGCTCCAGAACCAAAGCAGCTTGTCCAAACTCTGAGAAGCAGTGCCTGACTCTGCCCCTTTGCATGGGTATCACCAAGGCAGAAGGTCTCCTGGTGGCTTCTCAATGAGGTTTTCCATCTACGCTGCCCTTTGCCAACAGCCAACTGACAGCAGGATAGTGCAGAGCACTTCCAGCCCTTTGTCCCCTGGAGGAggacagcaggagcagcaccacGCAGCTCCCCTGCTGCTGAAACACCTCCTcagctgccagagctggaaGGCAGATGGCAATCCCTGCCCAGCCACCCCCTGAGCAAGCAGCTGGCTCTTCCCCTGGAGCCAGCAGCATTTCCCAGCCAAAAGGTCTGCAGAACTGCCTGCAGTGGCACAGCAACCAAGGGAATCACCGGCTGTCAGAGTGGGACCAGCAGCTGTAATGTGGGTGATTCAACTCTGTCCAGCTCCTGGGGGTGCCCTCACCCACTGACACCTCTGCCCACCACATTAAAGCCAGGAACACACCATTTCCCACACCCACCTTCAGCCACCTCCTAAGACCCTGACAAGTAGCTACTTTGCAGGAATGATGCAGGCAACAAGCAGCGCCTGTTCCACCCCCCAGATCAGGCACTCTCCCTCAGCAGGGAGCCAACAGGTCCCCCAACCCCAAAGCCCACACCAGGAATCACAAACACGATGACCAAGCAGTAGGTGGGGCTGTGCCAGTGACACAAAGCACTTGGATGAACCTTGGAggctcatttattttcttggtcACATTGATGTGTGCTTGTAACAGCAGGAGGCTTCcaaacacacagcacagaggCAGGGACCATCACTCAGGTCTAGGCAGCCATTACCAACCCCCTCAAGCAGCTCAAGAGGGGACATGTCTGCCtgagcagggagagaagagctgctgaGGGGCTACAAGGCCTCTTTGGTCCCTTAGCTTAAGGGTTCCCACTTGCCTTTCCTGTCAACAGAGGACAGGCAAATTGAGCAGCAAGAGGAAGGAGGTGAAACAGGCTGTTAACCAAGGTAAGGCATTATGTTAATGCAGGGGAACATTTCTGTAGATTTAAGAGAGATAAATGAAGCCCTAGTCTGACCAGGGCAAGTGTAGGCAGAGAATCCAGGCAGATGCAGAGCCCAAGTGACACCTCTGAAAGCTGGTACTGCCCAGGAGCCTGGTgtctgcagagctcagagcaAGAGGAGGCTTCACTTTAGGTCAAGGCACTTGAAGAGCAGCCCTAGAGTCAATGTAAACCAAGCACCCTGACACAGCTGCTCCTGTCTGCAGTCTTTGGTAAGTGCTAGTGCCACCAAGACCCTTCCCTAGCATGAAACATGCTGCAGATGCAGGGCAGTGAGAGTGGCCCTTCCTCAGGGCAAGGCAGGCTGGAGACCCCAGAGATGAAGACTTGGAGATGTTACTTGTTGGAGATGAACTGGCTTCAGCAAAGGCTgggctgcactgcagcagctcagagcaggttCACCCCGTgcttcagcagcttctgcttggCCTTGCTGGGCAGGCTGAAGGCGCTGTCGTGGGGGTTGGGAACGCCCGAGTTGCGGAGCGGAGCGCCCAGCTGCTGGAAGTAGGTTTCCTGGACGGGGTTCCGGCAGGCGTACACAGCCGTGGAGGCAttcctggcagggcaggagagaaGGCAGCTGTCAGGATCCACAGCTTTGTGCAAGATCCCCTTCAACTTGCAGGGCTGGACACTGGGACACTCGTGGCACTGGGCTCTCAGCTACTGAGAGGGACTTTCAGGTCTCTCTCAGCTGAGCAAAGGAGCACAGAGCTAAAGCAGGCACCAAAACCCTGCAAGGCATTGCCACAAGAAACCAGACCCTTCTTCCCAAAGGTCCTGGCATCCTAAAAGCTTAGATGTCCTATCCTCTGGGACCTACCTGGCAGCACAAACATCCCTTCATTTCAGGGGTTCAGCCATTCTGGTATTTAAATACTCCTCGTGTCCAACaccccttccttcctgctggaaCCTGgctcacagctgctgcccatAAGCcaatcccagcacagcacccttGCAGCTGGAACCAGATGAGGTTTAGTCACAGGTGGGATGAAGCTCAGACACTATTCAGACCAAGACAGCTCAAGTTCTTGATTAAAAGCCACCACTCAGTACACACCTGTgggagggctggcagggagcacaggACTCCGTATGGCTCCCTGAGGGAGGAAAGCAGCAACTGCTATGTTTGCTGACACCCTTCTGTGACAACTCTCCATAAAAGAAAGCAGTTTTAGTCATCTTGTTACTCAGTCTGATTCACACacaagagctgctttttttgggACAACACAGAATCCACCAGCTTGGCCAGTCTAGGATTTAAGGAGCCAGTCAAGCCAATGCTAAACAAGGAGATCTCCAGCATTGGAGTGATGATTCACATTCCCTTGGCAAGCTGTGTCAGGGATGTGAAACAGTGTAGTTCCCAGAAGCATCTTTATTTCATCATGTTTTGGACAAACAAGCAGGCAGGATCTCTTGCTCACTTGCAACCCCCTCCCAGgttcagcagcagggacaggggctgctgggggtcCCAGGCCAGTTCCTGGCAGGGCCTGGTTGTGGCAAGACCATCATGCCTGACACATTCCAACTGAGCTTGCCACACACACCGCAGTGTGTTCCCAACCCAACAAGccctgcaagaaaacaaaatctagGTTGCCAATTCTGGGTGCCTTTGGCTCCCAGCCGAGACACAAATTTATTAGGAACAGCTAAATTTAAAACTGTGTCTTAGAACCTTATGGTGCCAGGGACTGACAATGCTCGAGCGTTGTATCTTAATCCAAACCCGTGGCACAACTCAGCTGTGAATTGAATTTGCTCACCATGGTGCCACCCCAGCCTCCCAGCACCCAGACCACACTGCAGGCAGAAAGTTAAGTAGCCCATGTCTAAAGAGCAAACTCCAAGGAATGAGTAGGCATGGCTGGCCCTTGGCAAGGGACACTGCTGTGGCCACAGAATCAGCCAAACCTCAGCGAGCCTCAGGAAAGGGGTTCTCCCTTTCTGCCTGTTCTGAGCCATGCAGCAGTCCCGTGCCTGGAAGAGAAGGGAGTTACAAACACACCTTACCTAAtgatcacttctgaagcagtgGGAAGCTGGCTGAAGTCGGAGTGGATCAGTGTGGCAGCTCTCAGGAAGTGCCGATCCAGGGGGCCGGGGGTGTGGGGCAGGTTGGCTGCACAAGAACAGGGGGTGGGTTAAAagtctgctctgcagaggagcaTGTCCCCCTtcacagagcaggaaaaggCTCTGGACCTCTCCCACAGCCCCTGGATATGTGCAGACCAGAGTGGGGACCTAAGCCCCAGCGGGACCTCAGTGGGGTCAGTCAGCAGCTCGCACCGTGCTCGGTCATGCACAAACCAAAGCCCAGCCCACCTTTCCACCCCACATATGAGAGGGGTAAGGAGAAGGCCCAAGCCCTGGGTTAGCCAGAATCACTGGGGTTTCTCTCATTCCctaaagctggggaggggtggcACGCTGCATGTGAGGCTGCCAGGAAAAGGGAAACTAGTGAACTGGAGCAGTATGGGCACAGGGCTTTCTGTGTGTCTATGGTCTACCCACCCAGGGCAGTGCCCAACTACCTGGTCCCAGTTCCTGCTTCTTGGGGCCTGAATCAACTGACAAACACTCTGTGGTGCTGTGGGACAAAAGGCATGACACCAGGGATGCCTTTAAACTCACAAAAGACAAACCTTCCTCAGCAGGGTCTTATTCTTATATCCAGGTTATTGGGTAAGAGCTACAGCACATAATGTTTCTAAGTAGTTGTCTGAAGTATGAGGAAAGTTTACCAAAACCCccattttccccctttttccctcctccaaTGTGGTGCTGTTCCAGGAGACAAGAGGCTCACCTGTGAGCACGTTCTGGATGCAGTCATAGTGAGTGAAGCTGTAGGTTGTCTTGGCTGAGGATGAGGAGTCTTTTGACAGAGTCTCCCTCAGGTGAACCTCGAGGCCGTTGAGAGAAGCCAGACTGCTCTGGTACTGCAGAGAGGGTGGAAAGGCAAGTGTCAGAGCAGAACCCTGCTTTGTTTAGACATCCAAGGAGGTCCTGGAGGTAGCCTGGGTGACTGATGTTGGTGACAAAGGGACTGGAGCCCTCCATGCTGGGAGGAATGGCTGGGAAACCTGGGCACAGAGGGAAGCAGACGAGTCTTGCAGCTCATAAGCCAGTGAGACAGGGACTCAGAAAAGGTCACTCCAACCTGAAAACAAGCCATGAACCACCTGATGCTATTCATTACAGGAAAATGCAAGACTCCATTAATTTACCATAAAGCATTACTCTCCCGGGCTCATTTTCACATCCAGGCCATGACTTTCAGCCACAGCAAGGAACATTCCTTTGCTTGCCAGCCCTTATTACACCAGACAGAGCAACACGGGATGCAGCTTTACACCCTCGGGCTGGTTTAACTGCCTGCagttccctgcagcagcctcacaCAGGAGGAAATGCTCTGACAGGAAATGCTCTGATGGGCACCCAAGCTCCACCCTGAGCTTCTGgccagctgcaggcacagggctgtctccagaagaaaaaggagtcAAGGAACCAGCCTCACCTGTGGGGTAACCAGAGGCCCAGCGTGGAGAAATGACTGCACACAACACAACATGAAAACCAAGGTGCCTTCCTGACTGGAATTCCAGCAGCCCCAAGAGCTGGCCATGCTGCGCTCCTAGGCAGGGCTCAGGGGccctctggcactgctgggaagaTTAATTCCATAatcccccagcctggctgtgtgcTCTCCTCTGCCACGGAGAGGATCAAGCCTCTGCTCAGCAAGAACAGCCCCTGGCCTACACTTGGCCCCCCCAGTCATGGAACAGATTTTCTGTGCAGTGAAATGGAGGGATAAGACCTCAAGAGCATCAGGGAGCAAGCCTGAAAGCCCCCAAAGCCTCCTGCTCCACAGGGAAGGGCTGTATCAGAAACCACCCTTCAGGAGGGATGATCAGAACTGCCTGCTGTCCTCCACTGTACAAGTAGCATATTTTACCCTTCTTTGGTGTCATTCAGGGGCCTCAAAGCATTCAACAGACATTAATTATAACTAAGCTTTGACATCCCTGAGAGCTGAGGGTCATTTGTAATCTACAGATAAACAAAGGAGCAGACAAGCCGAGGTTACGCCTCAAATCCACATGACgccagcagcctggctctgcctccttGGATAACACTGTTTTCCTGGGATGATGAGACATGTGGTGCATCTCTGCTAAGAGATAACAAACACCTGCACCCACAGGAAGGGTGTAGTCAGAAGAACCCAATCACAGCCAAGACCTAAGCTGCATGAAAGGACAGTTTTGTTAAGCTGGGATCCAAAGCAAGAGCATGTGAGATGGAGGCAAAATGTTTGGGAAAAGAGGAAGCTGAATGGAACAGGCTTTGTCGCCCTGGGGCAATACCTAAAGGAAAATCGACTGGAACACAGTGCACCAGTGTCAGTGATCCTGAGGCTTGATGAATGGAGTGACACACTGAGCCAGGCTGGGCCCACGGCCCAGGAGGGGACGTGCACTGTGTCCCTGGCAGAGGTGACCCCCAGGGAGGCACAGGCcccctggctccatcctccaggagctgctgctcagggcaggtcacagcaagcagagcagaggctggtCCCCAGCCACGGTGACACAGGGGCTGTGgaaccag
The sequence above is a segment of the Apus apus isolate bApuApu2 chromosome 16, bApuApu2.pri.cur, whole genome shotgun sequence genome. Coding sequences within it:
- the ASPHD2 gene encoding aspartate beta-hydroxylase domain-containing protein 2; the encoded protein is MVWVPLRSTRTDRRAPLHAPPPCCTTTMSLEWLMDWSWSLDGLRDFIATGIQSFRDCNTSALAAVACLLVLFVWYCYHVGREQPRAYTTVNALMQSAEANGVQNGYVYCHSPECVRCTHHDGLNQKLYHNLQEYAKRYSWSGMGRIHKGIREQGRYLNSRPSIQKPEVFFLPDLPTMPYFSRDAQKHDVELLERNFQTILCEFETLYKAFSNCSLPQGWKMNSTPTGEWFTFYLVNQGMCVPRNCRRCPRTYRLLGSLRTCIGNNVFGNACISVLSPGTVIAEHYGPTNIRIRCHLGLKTPSNCELVVGGEPQCWAEGRCLLFDDSFLHTAFHEGAPEEGPRVVFMVDLWHPNVAAAERQALDFIFAPGR